The proteins below come from a single Cannabis sativa cultivar Pink pepper isolate KNU-18-1 chromosome 3, ASM2916894v1, whole genome shotgun sequence genomic window:
- the LOC115711511 gene encoding transcription factor MYB27 isoform X1, giving the protein MQGEHDQLRKGTWLEEEDERLISFVQLMGEKRWDALAKASGLRRSGKSCRLRWLNYLRPNLKHDQISAEEENIIIQLHERWGNKWSKIARILPGRTDNEIKNYWRTYLRKKLAQNQEEKGKEDIATTAIGDKIWKCESDEYDENLWGSKSSSWDGCSDGSGLLLSSGDFELTSSPYENRLSDYWISLSVLSNNDEQDSNEMKCYDECNNSMVDHDQYWSTIVPGHHDYDQCDTWNTSGSLWDMN; this is encoded by the exons ATGCAAGGAGAGCATGATCAACTTCGTAAAGGGACATGGCTTGAGGAAGAAGATGAAAGACTCATTTCTTTTGTACAACTTATGGGAGAGAAGAGATGGGATGCTTTAGCCAAAGCCTCAG GTTTAAGAAGGAGTGGTAAGAGTTGCAGGCTAAGGTGGCTTAACTATCTTCGTCCAAATCTAAAGCATGATCAAATTAGTGCTGAAGAGGAGAATATCATCATTCAACTTCATGAGAGATGGGGTAACAA ATGGTCGAAAATCGCGAGAATTTTGCCAGGAAGAACTGATAATGAGATAAAGAATTACTGGAGAacttatttaagaaaaaaattagcacAAAATCAAGAAGAGAAAGGCAAAGAAGATATTGCTACTACTGCTATTGGTGATAAAATATGGAAGTGTGAGAGTGATGAATATGATGAGAATTTATGGGGAAGCAAAAGCAGTAGTTGGGATGGTTGTTCTGATGGGTCTggattattattatcatcagGAGATTTTGAACTAACAAGTTCACCATATGAGAATCGATTATCAGATTATTGGATATCATTATCAGTACTTTCTAATAATGATGAGCAAGATagtaatgaaatgaaatgctATGATGAATGTAATAATAGTATGGTAGATCATGATCAATATTGGAGTACTATTGTCCCTGGTCATCATGATTATGATCAATGTGACACTTGGAACACTTCAGGTTCTCTCTGGGACATGAACTAA
- the LOC115711511 gene encoding uncharacterized protein LOC115711511 isoform X3, translating into MSRKGGSATSLQKDVPWRNTSVKPLPRINHSPILRVANTPTSNYALFVMKESNPVGNGLASEAIVESAGPDCIVPGQITPIKLLGLKVWPVEVDLKFLEPVGRELKLLGKLVMRF; encoded by the exons ATGTCCCGTAAAGGAGGCTCCGCTACCTCGTTGCAGAAGGACGTACCATGGAGAAACACTTCTGTCAAACCCCTCCCCAGAATCAACCATTCTCCTATTCTCCGCGTCGCTAATACTCCTACTTCCAATTATGCCCTCTTCGTCATGAAG GAGTCGAATCCAGTTGGGAACGGCTTAGCTTCAGAAGCTATTGTAGAATCAGCTGGCCCTGATTGCATCGTCCCAGGGCAGATTACGCCCATCAAATTACTTGGTCTCaag GTATGGCCTGTTGAGGTTGACCTGAAATTTTTGGAACCAGTTGGAAGAGAGCTTAAGTTGCTTGGAAAG TTGGTGATGCGTTTTTGA
- the LOC115711511 gene encoding uncharacterized protein LOC115711511 isoform X2, which yields MSRKGGSATSLQKDVPWRNTSVKPLPRINHSPILRVANTPTSNYALFVMKESNPVGNGLASEAIVESAGPDCIVPGQITPIKLLGLKVWPVEVDLKFLEPVGRELKLLGKFMDDAVNLMNKSFIDR from the exons ATGTCCCGTAAAGGAGGCTCCGCTACCTCGTTGCAGAAGGACGTACCATGGAGAAACACTTCTGTCAAACCCCTCCCCAGAATCAACCATTCTCCTATTCTCCGCGTCGCTAATACTCCTACTTCCAATTATGCCCTCTTCGTCATGAAG GAGTCGAATCCAGTTGGGAACGGCTTAGCTTCAGAAGCTATTGTAGAATCAGCTGGCCCTGATTGCATCGTCCCAGGGCAGATTACGCCCATCAAATTACTTGGTCTCaag GTATGGCCTGTTGAGGTTGACCTGAAATTTTTGGAACCAGTTGGAAGAGAGCTTAAGTTGCTTGGAAAG TTCATGGATGATGCTGTCAACCTTATGAATAAATCTTTCATTGATCGTTAG